Within the Microbacterium terricola genome, the region GAGAAGACCAACGACGACGGCACCAAGACCGAGGTCCGCGAGTGGAACGACGACACGTTCGGCGTCTTCCCGCTGCCCGGCGTCGAGGAGGGCTCGGTCGCTCCGGTCTTCGCCGGCGGCTCCAACATCGGCATCTCGGCCACGAGCAAGAACCAGGCCGGCGCCAAGGAGCTCCTGCGCATCGTCTTCTCGGACGAGTACCAGGAGATGCTCGGCAAGAACGGCCTCGGCCCGGCGAACACGAAGTTCGTGTCCTCGCTCGGTGACGACCAGTTCGCCAAGGCTCTGATCGACTCGGCGCTCGGCTCGAAGCTCACCCCGGCAGCGCCCGGCTGGGCCGCGGTCGAGGGCAAGAAGATCCTCGAGGAGTTCTTCGGCAAGGTTGCCGCCGGTGGCGACATCGCCGCCCTGGCTGCAGAGTACGACGAGAAGATCAACGCCATCATCAACGGCTGATCCTCGCCTCCGGGGCCGGGCCGCGCGTCCGGCCCCGGAGGACCTCACCCACCACCAAGGAATACCTGGCATGGCCCTCACCACAGCCCCCACCCTCGAGGGCGGCCCCCGAGTCGACGAGAGCGTCGGCGCCCGCCGCCGTCGCGTCCCGACCGCCCCCTACCTGCTGCTGACCGCAGCCGTCGCGATCCTGCTGTTCGGCATGGGATACCCCGTCTACTGGCAGATCGTCACCTCGTTCCAGAAGTACGGCGCCATGCAGCAGCTCGGCGGCAAGGCCCCTGATTGGGTCGGCCTCCAGAACTACATCGACATCGCCACCGACCCGACCTTCTGGCAGGTCGCCGTCCGCTCGCTCGCCTTCTGCGTCGTCACCGCCGCGGTCACCGTCGTGATCGGGATGCTGATGGCCCTGCTCATGACGAAGGTTCCCGCCGCCGTCCGCCTCATCCTGCAGCTCGCCCTGCTGATCGCCTGGGCCATGCCCGTGGTCGCGGCGATGACCGTCTGGATCTGGCTCTTCGACCGTCGTCGCGGCGTCGTCAACTATCTGCTCAGCATGATCCCCGGTGTCGACATGCACGGGTTCAACTGGATCGGCAGCAGCCCCGCCCTCTTCTTCGTCGTCGCGTCGGTCATCGTCATCTGGATGTCCGTGCCGTTCGTCGCGTTCTCCGCCTACGCCGGGCTCACCCAGGTCTCCGAGGAGGTCATGGAGGCGAGCCAGCTCGACGGGGCGGGCGGCTGGGATCGCCTGCGCTACATCATCCTGCCGATGATCCGGCCGGTGATCATGATCGTGCTGCTGCTCAACCTCATCTGGGATCTGCGCGTGTTCGCCCAGATCACGATGCTGCAGGACGCGGGCCCCCAGTCCACCGATTACGACCTGCTGGGCACCTACATCTACAAGAACGGTGTGGCCGGGCTCGAC harbors:
- a CDS encoding carbohydrate ABC transporter permease translates to MALTTAPTLEGGPRVDESVGARRRRVPTAPYLLLTAAVAILLFGMGYPVYWQIVTSFQKYGAMQQLGGKAPDWVGLQNYIDIATDPTFWQVAVRSLAFCVVTAAVTVVIGMLMALLMTKVPAAVRLILQLALLIAWAMPVVAAMTVWIWLFDRRRGVVNYLLSMIPGVDMHGFNWIGSSPALFFVVASVIVIWMSVPFVAFSAYAGLTQVSEEVMEASQLDGAGGWDRLRYIILPMIRPVIMIVLLLNLIWDLRVFAQITMLQDAGPQSTDYDLLGTYIYKNGVAGLDFGHGAAMSIFVLALTIAVSWFYIRSLLKEDKA